Proteins from a genomic interval of Streptomyces sp. NBC_01445:
- a CDS encoding alkaline phosphatase family protein — protein MPEEFTRRRLLGSAAGALGGAAALSLLPPSVQKAVAAGPPRRGSLRDIEHVVMLMQENRSFDHYFGTLSGVRGFNDPRALKLDTGRSVFYQPDAVNPKGYLLPFHLDTHSSSAQAIPSTSHAWSVQHEAWNGGRMDRWLPAHRKADGANGPYVMGYYTREDIPFQFALAEAFTICDHYFCSVFGPTWPNRLYWMTGSIDAGGTQGGPVLSNKAPTPYRWKTYAERLQAAGVSWKVYQQDDDYGCNMLEQFQAFKDAKPGSDLYERGVRPQPEGTFEDDARGDRLPAVSWIMPTSYQSEHPDYLPAAGADFVASKIEAIASNPKVWAKTAFILNYDENDGLFDHVPPPTAPAGAKGEYVQGLPIGAGFRVPAIIVSPWTVGGWVSSETFDHTSALQFLERFTGVEEPNITDWRRDTFGDLTSAFRFSDSRPHAPRLPDDTAEQLEKAKQEVATLPKPTLPGADQHFPHQERGRRPQV, from the coding sequence CGGCCGCAGGCGCGCTCGGAGGCGCCGCCGCCCTCTCGCTGCTGCCGCCGAGCGTCCAGAAGGCCGTCGCCGCGGGACCGCCGCGGCGCGGCTCGCTGCGCGACATCGAGCATGTCGTCATGCTGATGCAGGAGAACCGGTCCTTCGACCACTACTTCGGCACCCTGTCCGGCGTCCGTGGCTTCAACGACCCGCGGGCCCTCAAGCTGGACACCGGCCGTTCGGTCTTCTATCAGCCGGACGCGGTGAACCCGAAGGGGTACCTGCTCCCCTTCCACCTCGACACGCACAGCTCCAGCGCCCAGGCCATCCCCTCCACCAGCCACGCCTGGTCCGTCCAGCACGAGGCCTGGAACGGCGGCAGGATGGACCGCTGGCTGCCCGCCCACCGCAAGGCGGACGGTGCCAACGGCCCTTATGTCATGGGCTATTACACCCGCGAGGACATCCCCTTCCAGTTCGCCCTCGCCGAGGCCTTCACCATCTGCGACCACTACTTCTGCTCGGTCTTCGGCCCGACCTGGCCCAACCGGTTGTACTGGATGACCGGTTCGATCGACGCGGGCGGCACGCAGGGCGGCCCGGTCCTGTCCAACAAGGCGCCGACGCCGTACCGCTGGAAGACGTACGCCGAACGCCTCCAGGCCGCCGGGGTCAGCTGGAAGGTCTACCAGCAGGACGACGACTACGGCTGCAACATGCTCGAGCAGTTCCAGGCGTTCAAGGACGCGAAGCCCGGCTCCGACCTCTATGAGCGCGGGGTGCGGCCGCAGCCCGAGGGCACGTTCGAGGACGACGCCCGAGGCGACCGGCTCCCCGCGGTCTCCTGGATCATGCCGACGAGCTACCAGTCCGAGCACCCGGACTACCTGCCGGCGGCCGGCGCGGACTTCGTCGCCTCGAAGATCGAGGCCATCGCGTCCAACCCGAAGGTCTGGGCGAAGACCGCCTTCATCCTCAACTACGACGAGAACGACGGCCTCTTCGACCACGTGCCGCCGCCGACGGCGCCCGCCGGTGCGAAGGGCGAGTATGTCCAGGGGCTGCCGATCGGCGCCGGGTTCCGGGTGCCCGCCATCATCGTGTCGCCCTGGACCGTGGGCGGCTGGGTCTCGAGCGAGACCTTCGACCACACCTCCGCCCTGCAGTTCCTCGAGCGGTTCACCGGCGTCGAGGAACCCAACATCACCGACTGGCGCCGAGACACTTTCGGCGACCTCACGTCGGCGTTCCGGTTCTCCGACAGCAGGCCGCACGCCCCGCGCCTGCCCGACGACACGGCGGAGCAGCTGGAGAAGGCGAAGCAGGAGGTCGCCACGCTCCCGAAGCCGACGCTCCCGGGCGCGGACCAGCACTTCCCGCACCAGGAGAGGGGCCGACGCCCGCAGGTGTGA